One Paraburkholderia caffeinilytica DNA segment encodes these proteins:
- a CDS encoding VOC family protein — translation MKFASVRVVTRDVDGLVAFYRRLSGIEAVRPADGFAEMRFEGATLAISSEYLIERFSVGAATAAANQSAILEFEVEDVDAVFERMNASGTNIVMPATLMPWGNRSLLLRDPDGNLVNLFSRPRR, via the coding sequence ATGAAGTTCGCATCGGTTCGTGTTGTTACCCGGGATGTCGATGGGCTGGTGGCGTTTTATCGAAGGCTTTCCGGTATCGAGGCGGTACGTCCGGCCGATGGATTTGCCGAAATGCGGTTCGAAGGCGCGACGCTTGCGATTTCGTCTGAGTATCTGATCGAGCGTTTCAGTGTCGGTGCTGCCACTGCGGCTGCAAATCAATCGGCGATCCTGGAGTTCGAAGTGGAGGACGTTGACGCGGTGTTCGAACGGATGAATGCGTCCGGGACAAACATCGTGATGCCGGCGACGTTGATGCCGTGGGGCAATCGCTCGCTCTTGCTGCGCGACCCTGACGGGAATCTCGTCAACCTGTTTTCTCGCCCCAGGCGTTGA